In Rahnella aquatilis CIP 78.65 = ATCC 33071, one DNA window encodes the following:
- a CDS encoding PLP-dependent aminotransferase family protein — MNTEGLLAARMVRLKSSAIRELLKHSKMEGVISLAGGIPSSALFDFDGLREATQLAITEQPEHAFQYGLTEGSYTLRERIAELCQERGVVASPDDIVVTAGSQQALDLVMRAVVNPDDIFVVERPTYLAALQTLELAEARLLSVGSDGDGMIVDELAELLKTQKIKGVYLVPTFGNPSGVTLSRARREQLVKLAAQYEFLIVEDDPYGELRFTDERQPTLFELSKALFGHADNIIYTSTFSKILAPGLRLGWVIMPDWLLHKVAIIKQAADLHASALSQTIAEYYLGLGRLPKQIETIRAAYKNKCQIMAGLLERELGDVLTFEYPKGGMFLWARFREPRNCAEWMKKTLEQGVVFVPGEFFYADNPDHSTFRLSFATATEEQMHEAVARLKRAL, encoded by the coding sequence ATGAACACAGAAGGTTTACTCGCCGCCCGTATGGTCAGGCTTAAAAGTTCGGCCATCCGGGAATTGCTGAAACACAGCAAGATGGAAGGCGTTATTTCGCTGGCGGGTGGTATTCCTTCTTCGGCGCTTTTTGATTTCGACGGCCTGCGTGAAGCCACGCAACTGGCTATCACTGAACAGCCGGAACACGCTTTTCAGTATGGTCTGACCGAAGGCAGTTATACGCTGCGTGAGCGTATTGCTGAGCTTTGTCAGGAACGTGGCGTGGTCGCCAGCCCGGATGATATCGTGGTCACCGCAGGCTCCCAGCAGGCGCTGGATCTGGTGATGCGTGCGGTCGTCAATCCGGATGATATTTTTGTGGTTGAACGCCCGACGTATCTGGCGGCGTTACAGACGCTGGAACTGGCGGAAGCCAGGCTGTTGTCCGTCGGTTCTGACGGCGATGGCATGATTGTTGATGAGCTGGCGGAGCTGCTGAAAACGCAGAAAATCAAAGGGGTGTATCTGGTTCCAACTTTCGGAAACCCGAGCGGCGTGACCCTGAGCCGTGCCCGTCGTGAACAGTTAGTAAAACTGGCAGCACAGTATGAATTCCTGATTGTGGAAGATGACCCGTACGGCGAACTGCGTTTCACCGACGAACGCCAGCCGACGCTGTTTGAGCTGTCGAAAGCACTGTTCGGTCACGCGGATAACATCATCTATACCTCGACATTTTCCAAAATCCTGGCACCGGGCCTGCGTCTGGGCTGGGTGATTATGCCTGACTGGTTGCTGCATAAAGTCGCCATCATCAAACAGGCGGCGGATCTGCATGCCAGCGCGTTGTCGCAGACCATTGCGGAATATTATCTCGGTCTGGGCCGTCTGCCGAAACAGATCGAAACCATCCGTGCGGCGTATAAAAACAAATGTCAGATCATGGCCGGATTGCTGGAGCGCGAGCTGGGTGACGTGCTGACGTTTGAATATCCGAAAGGCGGCATGTTCCTGTGGGCGCGCTTCCGCGAGCCGCGTAACTGCGCTGAGTGGATGAAAAAGACGCTTGAGCAGGGCGTGGTGTTTGTACCGGGTGAATTCTTCTATGCCGATAATCCGGATCACTCGACCTTCCGTTTGTCATTCGCCACCGCGACCGAAGAGCAAATGCATGAGGCCGTTGCCCGTCTGAAACGCGCGCTGTAA
- the livF gene encoding high-affinity branched-chain amino acid ABC transporter ATP-binding protein LivF gives MLSFNQVSAHYGKIQALHEVSLNINKGEIVTLIGANGAGKTTLLGSLCGEPRATNGSIIFEGKDITQWQTAKIMRGDIAIVPEGRRVFSRMTVEENLAMGGFFATRDQYQERLERVFTLFPRLKERRVQRSGTMSGGEQQMLAIGRALMSQPRLLLLDEPSLGLAPIIIQQIFDTIQQLREEGMTIFLVEQNANQALKLADRGYVLENGHVVLEDTGAALLANEAVRAAYLGA, from the coding sequence ATGTTGTCATTTAATCAGGTATCCGCCCATTACGGCAAAATTCAGGCGCTGCATGAAGTCAGTCTGAATATTAATAAAGGGGAAATCGTCACGCTGATCGGCGCGAACGGCGCGGGTAAAACCACGCTGCTCGGCAGTTTATGTGGCGAACCGCGTGCGACGAACGGCTCCATTATTTTCGAAGGAAAAGACATCACGCAGTGGCAGACCGCCAAAATCATGCGCGGCGACATTGCGATTGTGCCGGAAGGCCGCCGCGTATTTTCACGCATGACGGTGGAAGAAAATCTGGCGATGGGCGGTTTTTTTGCCACACGCGATCAGTATCAGGAACGGCTGGAGCGTGTGTTTACGCTGTTCCCGCGCCTGAAAGAGCGTCGCGTGCAGCGTTCAGGCACCATGTCCGGCGGTGAGCAACAGATGCTGGCGATTGGCCGTGCGCTGATGAGCCAGCCACGTTTGCTGCTGCTTGATGAACCGTCGCTGGGTCTGGCGCCGATCATCATCCAGCAGATTTTCGACACCATCCAGCAACTGCGCGAAGAGGGCATGACCATCTTCCTGGTCGAGCAAAACGCCAATCAGGCGCTGAAACTGGCCGATCGCGGTTACGTTCTGGAAAACGGTCACGTGGTGCTGGAAGATACCGGTGCGGCATTGCTGGCGAACGAAGCCGTGCGTGCGGCCTATCTCGGCGCTTAA
- the livG gene encoding high-affinity branched-chain amino acid ABC transporter ATP-binding protein LivG codes for MSTQPLLAVEGLMMRFGGLLAVNNVALNLNQGEIVSLIGPNGAGKTTVFNCLTGFYKPSGGTIKLRDQHLEGLPGQKIARMGVVRTFQHVRLFREMTVIENLLVAQHQHLKSGVLAGLFKTPGFRRAEADALDRAADWLERVGLLELANRQAGNLAYGQQRRLEIVRCMVTRPEILMLDEPAAGLNPRETEELNQLIAELRNQHNVSVLLIEHDMKLVMGISDRIYVVNQGTPLAQGTPAEIRNNPDVIRAYLGEG; via the coding sequence ATGAGTACGCAACCTCTGTTAGCGGTTGAAGGGCTGATGATGCGTTTTGGCGGCCTGCTGGCGGTCAACAACGTGGCGCTGAACCTCAATCAGGGCGAAATTGTTTCCCTGATCGGCCCGAACGGTGCCGGTAAAACCACGGTATTTAACTGTCTGACCGGTTTCTACAAACCGAGCGGTGGCACCATTAAACTGCGTGATCAGCATCTTGAAGGATTACCGGGGCAGAAAATTGCCCGCATGGGCGTGGTGCGTACTTTCCAGCACGTGCGCCTGTTCCGCGAGATGACCGTGATCGAAAACCTGCTGGTCGCACAGCATCAGCACCTGAAAAGCGGCGTGCTGGCGGGCCTGTTCAAAACGCCGGGCTTTCGTCGTGCCGAAGCGGATGCGCTCGATCGCGCAGCCGACTGGCTGGAACGTGTCGGACTGCTCGAACTGGCAAACCGTCAGGCGGGTAATCTGGCTTACGGTCAGCAACGCCGTCTGGAAATTGTCCGCTGCATGGTCACGCGTCCGGAAATCCTGATGCTCGACGAACCGGCTGCTGGCCTGAACCCGCGAGAAACCGAAGAGCTGAACCAGCTGATCGCTGAATTGCGTAACCAGCACAACGTGTCGGTGCTGCTGATTGAGCACGACATGAAACTGGTGATGGGCATTTCTGACCGTATCTATGTGGTGAATCAGGGAACGCCGCTGGCGCAGGGCACACCGGCTGAAATTCGTAATAATCCTGACGTGATCCGCGCCTATTTAGGCGAAGGTTAA
- a CDS encoding high-affinity branched-chain amino acid ABC transporter permease LivM has product MKRLNLLNALVSAFVLLVLAAFIMGLQLSLDGTKLVVNGAGEVRWTWIAIGCAIVFVFQLFRPMVSSSLKKVSGPGWVLPSFDGSTPKQKLLALVLIIAAIAWPFIVSRGTVDIATLTLIYIMLGLGLNVVVGLSGLLVLGYGGFYAIGAYTYALLNHYYGIGFWEALPLAGLVSAAFGFLLGFPVLRLRGDYLAIVTLGFGEIVRILLLNNTELTGGPNGISQIPKPTLFGLEFSRTPRDGGWDTFSNFFNVTYDPGDRIIFLYMVALLLVIATLFIINRLLRMPLGRAWEALREDEIACRSLGLNPTRIKLTAFTISAAFAGFAGTLFAARQGFVSPESFTFAESAFVLAIVVLGGMGSQFAVILAAILLVVSRELMRDLNEYSMLLLGALMVLMMIWRPQGLLPMKRPQLKLKLSKQQIADQGEKA; this is encoded by the coding sequence ATGAAGCGCCTGAATCTGTTAAATGCGCTGGTCTCCGCTTTCGTCCTGCTGGTGCTGGCGGCGTTCATCATGGGATTGCAACTGAGCCTCGACGGCACAAAACTGGTGGTTAACGGCGCCGGTGAAGTGCGCTGGACGTGGATTGCCATCGGTTGTGCGATCGTCTTCGTGTTCCAGTTGTTCCGCCCGATGGTCAGCAGCAGCCTGAAAAAAGTCTCGGGTCCGGGCTGGGTTTTACCCAGCTTTGATGGTTCGACGCCGAAACAAAAATTGCTGGCGCTGGTACTGATCATCGCCGCTATCGCCTGGCCGTTTATCGTCTCGCGCGGCACGGTGGATATCGCCACGCTGACGCTCATCTACATCATGCTGGGTCTCGGTCTGAACGTGGTGGTCGGGTTGTCCGGTCTGCTGGTACTGGGCTACGGCGGCTTTTACGCCATCGGCGCTTACACTTACGCGCTGCTCAATCACTACTACGGCATTGGTTTCTGGGAAGCCTTACCGCTGGCCGGTCTGGTATCGGCAGCCTTTGGCTTCCTGCTTGGATTCCCGGTTCTGCGATTGCGCGGAGATTATCTGGCGATCGTCACGCTGGGCTTTGGGGAAATCGTCCGTATCCTGCTGCTCAATAATACCGAACTGACCGGCGGCCCGAACGGCATCAGCCAGATCCCGAAACCGACGCTCTTCGGGCTGGAGTTCAGCCGGACGCCGCGCGACGGCGGCTGGGATACCTTCAGCAACTTCTTTAATGTGACGTACGACCCAGGCGACCGCATCATCTTCCTGTACATGGTGGCGCTGCTGCTGGTGATCGCAACTTTGTTCATCATCAACCGTTTGCTGCGTATGCCGCTGGGGCGCGCGTGGGAAGCGCTGCGTGAAGATGAGATTGCCTGCCGCTCACTGGGCCTGAACCCGACCCGTATTAAACTGACTGCATTCACCATCAGCGCTGCGTTTGCCGGTTTTGCCGGTACGCTGTTTGCGGCGCGTCAGGGCTTTGTCAGCCCGGAATCCTTCACCTTTGCGGAATCCGCGTTCGTGCTGGCTATCGTGGTGCTCGGCGGGATGGGCTCGCAGTTTGCGGTGATTCTGGCGGCGATTCTGCTGGTGGTGTCCCGTGAGCTGATGCGTGATCTCAACGAATACAGCATGTTATTGCTCGGGGCGTTAATGGTGCTGATGATGATCTGGCGTCCGCAAGGCTTGCTGCCGATGAAGCGACCGCAACTGAAACTGAAGCTGTCTAAGCAACAAATCGCGGATCAGGGGGAAAAGGCATGA
- the livH gene encoding high-affinity branched-chain amino acid ABC transporter permease LivH, with protein MSEQFLYFIQQMFNGVTLGSTYALIAIGYTMVYGIIGMINFAHGEVYMIGSYVSFIVIAALMMMGIDASWLLIGAGFIAAIVISSAYGWSIERVAYKPVRNSKRLIALISAIGMSIFLQNYVSLTQGSRDLALPSLVTGQWKLGETNGFAATISTMQLIIWVVTFVAMLALTLFIRYSRMGRACRACAEDLKMASLLGISTDRVISLTFVIGALMAAVAGVLLGQFYGVINPYIGFMAGMKAFTAAVLGGIGSIPGAMIGGLILGVAEALTSAYLSTEYKDVVSFALLIVVLLVLPTGILGRPEVEKV; from the coding sequence ATGTCAGAGCAGTTCCTCTATTTCATTCAGCAGATGTTCAACGGTGTCACGTTGGGCAGCACTTATGCGCTGATTGCCATTGGTTACACCATGGTTTACGGCATTATCGGCATGATCAACTTCGCCCACGGCGAGGTGTATATGATCGGCAGTTATGTCTCCTTTATCGTTATCGCCGCCCTGATGATGATGGGTATCGACGCCAGCTGGTTGCTGATCGGTGCCGGTTTCATCGCGGCGATTGTGATTTCCAGTGCGTACGGCTGGAGTATTGAACGTGTGGCATATAAGCCGGTGCGTAACTCCAAACGTCTGATTGCACTGATTTCTGCCATCGGGATGTCAATTTTTCTGCAAAACTACGTCAGTCTCACCCAGGGCTCACGCGATCTCGCCTTACCGAGTCTGGTGACAGGCCAGTGGAAACTGGGTGAAACCAACGGCTTTGCGGCGACCATCAGCACCATGCAGTTGATTATCTGGGTCGTCACGTTTGTCGCGATGCTGGCGCTGACGTTGTTCATCCGTTATTCCCGCATGGGCCGCGCCTGTCGTGCCTGCGCGGAAGATCTCAAAATGGCCAGCCTGCTGGGCATCAGCACTGACCGCGTGATCTCGCTGACCTTCGTCATTGGCGCATTAATGGCGGCCGTGGCAGGCGTTCTGCTCGGCCAGTTCTATGGCGTAATCAACCCGTATATCGGCTTTATGGCCGGGATGAAAGCCTTCACCGCCGCAGTTTTGGGCGGGATTGGCAGTATTCCGGGCGCGATGATCGGCGGCCTGATTTTAGGCGTGGCCGAAGCGCTGACCTCGGCGTATCTGAGCACCGAATACAAAGACGTGGTTTCCTTCGCGCTGCTGATCGTGGTGTTGCTGGTGCTGCCGACCGGTATTCTTGGCCGTCCGGAGGTTGAGAAAGTATGA
- a CDS encoding branched-chain amino acid ABC transporter substrate-binding protein, protein MKVTKGKIWLAGCIALAMSQAAFAKDIKVAIVGAMSGPVAQYGDMEFTGAKQAIADINAKGGVKGDKLVGVEYDDACDPKQAVAVANKVINDGIRYVIGHLCSSSTQPASDIYEDEGVLMITPAATNADLTTRGYKMVMRTTGLDSDQGPTAAKYILDTIKPKRIAVVHDKQQYGEGLARSVQDALKKGGGNVVLFEGVTAGDKDFSTLVARLKKENVDFVYFGGYYPEMGQILRQSKQAGLAAKFMGPEGVGNSSLSNIAGDASEGMLVTLPKRYDQVPANQPIVDALKAKKLDPTGPFVWTTYAALQALTTGMERSGSMEPADIAKNLKSASVDTVMGPLSWDAKGDLKGFEFGIFEWHKDGTSTPIK, encoded by the coding sequence ATGAAAGTAACAAAGGGTAAGATCTGGCTGGCAGGGTGTATTGCCTTAGCAATGAGTCAGGCGGCGTTCGCAAAAGACATCAAAGTCGCCATTGTCGGTGCTATGTCAGGTCCGGTCGCCCAGTACGGTGACATGGAATTTACGGGTGCAAAACAAGCCATCGCTGACATCAACGCTAAAGGTGGCGTGAAGGGCGACAAACTGGTTGGCGTGGAATATGACGATGCCTGTGATCCGAAACAAGCCGTTGCCGTTGCCAACAAAGTGATTAACGACGGTATCCGTTATGTTATCGGTCACCTGTGTTCTTCTTCCACTCAGCCTGCTTCTGACATCTACGAAGATGAAGGCGTGCTGATGATCACCCCGGCGGCCACCAACGCCGATCTGACCACCCGTGGTTATAAAATGGTGATGCGTACCACCGGTCTGGATTCCGATCAGGGCCCGACCGCCGCGAAATACATCCTCGACACCATCAAACCAAAACGTATTGCCGTAGTGCATGACAAACAGCAATACGGCGAAGGCCTGGCCCGTTCCGTGCAGGATGCGCTGAAAAAAGGCGGCGGCAACGTGGTGCTGTTTGAAGGCGTGACCGCAGGTGACAAAGACTTCTCCACACTGGTGGCGCGTCTGAAGAAAGAAAACGTCGACTTTGTGTATTTCGGCGGCTACTACCCGGAAATGGGGCAGATCCTGCGTCAGTCAAAACAAGCCGGTCTGGCAGCCAAATTCATGGGCCCGGAAGGCGTAGGCAACTCCTCACTGTCTAACATTGCCGGTGATGCGTCTGAAGGCATGCTGGTGACCCTGCCAAAACGTTACGATCAGGTGCCGGCTAACCAGCCAATCGTTGATGCGCTGAAAGCCAAGAAACTGGATCCAACCGGTCCGTTCGTCTGGACGACTTACGCCGCATTGCAGGCGCTGACCACCGGTATGGAACGCAGCGGCAGCATGGAACCGGCTGATATCGCCAAAAACCTGAAATCAGCGTCAGTGGATACCGTCATGGGCCCGCTGAGCTGGGATGCAAAAGGTGACCTGAAAGGATTCGAATTCGGTATTTTCGAGTGGCATAAAGACGGCACGTCTACCCCAATCAAATAA
- the panM gene encoding aspartate 1-decarboxylase autocleavage activator PanM: MKLTIKKLTSLSAQDLICLAKIWPEQTESDWQASLQNNRALFAAVFNERILGAVKITLDGNQGELHDLRVREVTRRRGVGLYLIEDLQAQLPQVKSWTMKADDDAVTAAFMQTCGFTREGNVWKKS, from the coding sequence ATGAAATTAACTATCAAAAAACTGACGTCACTCAGCGCGCAGGACCTTATCTGCCTGGCAAAAATCTGGCCGGAGCAAACTGAAAGCGACTGGCAAGCCAGCCTGCAAAACAACCGTGCGCTGTTTGCGGCGGTGTTTAATGAACGTATTCTGGGTGCAGTGAAAATCACGCTCGACGGCAATCAGGGTGAACTGCATGACCTGCGGGTGCGGGAAGTGACCCGCCGTCGCGGAGTCGGACTATATCTGATAGAAGACTTGCAGGCACAACTGCCGCAGGTGAAGAGCTGGACGATGAAAGCGGATGATGACGCCGTCACCGCAGCATTTATGCAGACATGCGGTTTTACGCGTGAAGGCAATGTCTGGAAAAAATCCTGA
- the rpoH gene encoding RNA polymerase sigma factor RpoH yields the protein MTKEMRTLALVPQGSLEAYVRAANAYPMLTAEEERALAERLHYNGDLEAAKELILSHLRFVAHIARNYSGYGLPQADLIQEGNIGLMKAVRRFNPEVGVRLVSFAVHWIKAEIHEYVLRNWRIVKVATTKAQRKLFFNLRKNKQRLGWFSHDEVEHVARELGVTSKDVLEMESRMAAQDMTFDPTPDDEPRDGAAMAPMLYLQDKSSDFAETIEEDNWDQDATDKLSYAMEGLDERSQDIIRARWLDDDNKSTLQELADKYGVSAERVRQLEKNAMKKLRMAIEA from the coding sequence ATGACCAAAGAAATGCGCACTTTAGCATTAGTACCCCAAGGTAGCCTGGAAGCCTATGTTCGGGCAGCCAATGCCTATCCTATGCTTACCGCAGAGGAAGAACGGGCGCTGGCTGAACGGCTGCATTACAACGGTGACCTGGAAGCAGCGAAAGAGCTGATCCTGTCTCACCTGCGCTTTGTTGCTCACATTGCCCGCAACTATTCAGGCTACGGTTTGCCACAGGCAGACCTTATCCAGGAAGGGAACATCGGCCTGATGAAAGCGGTACGTCGCTTTAATCCGGAAGTCGGTGTGCGTCTGGTATCCTTTGCCGTGCATTGGATCAAAGCAGAAATTCACGAATATGTGCTGCGTAACTGGCGCATCGTGAAAGTCGCTACCACCAAAGCGCAGCGTAAGCTGTTCTTCAACCTGCGTAAAAACAAACAGCGTCTGGGCTGGTTCAGCCACGACGAAGTCGAGCACGTCGCCCGCGAACTGGGTGTGACCAGCAAAGATGTGCTGGAAATGGAATCACGCATGGCCGCACAGGACATGACGTTTGATCCGACGCCGGATGATGAACCACGCGACGGCGCAGCGATGGCACCGATGTTGTATCTGCAAGATAAAAGTTCCGACTTTGCAGAAACCATCGAAGAAGATAACTGGGATCAGGACGCGACCGATAAACTTTCCTATGCAATGGAAGGTCTGGACGAACGCAGCCAGGATATCATCCGCGCACGCTGGTTAGACGATGATAACAAATCGACCCTGCAGGAACTGGCCGACAAATACGGTGTTTCCGCAGAACGTGTTCGTCAGCTGGAAAAGAATGCGATGAAAAAATTGCGTATGGCGATCGAAGCCTGA
- the ftsX gene encoding permease-like cell division protein FtsX, with protein sequence MANSPNPAKTAKSARAAKSKALQGGWREQWRYAWMNALADMLRQPLATLLTVMVIAISLTLPSICYLVWKNVSTAAEQWYPTPQLTVYLDKALNDDAAENVVKTLKTEAGVDKVNYLSREEAMGEFRNWSGFGGAMDMLEQNPLPAVAIITPKMNFQDSATLNTLRDRVAAVHGVDEVRMDDSWFARLAALTGLVGQIAAMIGILMVIAVFLVIGNSVRLSIFSRRDTINVMKLIGATDGFILRPFLNGGAMLGFTGALLSLILSEVLVLRLESVVTQVAQVFGTTFDLHGLGWDESLLLLIVSAMIGWIAAWLATVQHLRRFTPQ encoded by the coding sequence ATGGCGAACAGTCCGAACCCGGCGAAAACCGCCAAAAGTGCCCGTGCCGCGAAAAGTAAGGCGTTGCAGGGCGGATGGCGCGAACAGTGGCGCTATGCGTGGATGAATGCGCTGGCTGACATGCTGCGCCAGCCGCTGGCGACGCTGCTCACGGTGATGGTCATTGCGATTTCTCTGACGCTGCCGAGCATCTGTTATCTGGTGTGGAAAAACGTCAGTACGGCGGCTGAACAGTGGTATCCGACGCCACAGCTTACCGTTTATCTCGACAAAGCACTGAATGACGACGCGGCGGAAAACGTGGTGAAAACCCTGAAAACCGAAGCGGGCGTCGATAAGGTTAATTATCTGTCCCGCGAAGAAGCGATGGGTGAATTCCGCAACTGGTCAGGCTTTGGCGGCGCAATGGATATGCTGGAGCAAAACCCGTTGCCGGCGGTGGCGATCATCACCCCTAAAATGAATTTCCAGGATTCCGCGACACTTAACACCTTGCGTGACCGGGTGGCGGCTGTGCATGGCGTGGATGAAGTGCGTATGGATGACAGCTGGTTTGCCCGTCTTGCGGCGCTGACCGGTCTGGTGGGGCAGATTGCGGCGATGATAGGCATTCTGATGGTGATCGCCGTCTTCCTGGTCATTGGTAACAGTGTGCGACTGAGTATCTTCAGCCGACGCGACACCATCAACGTCATGAAGCTTATCGGTGCGACCGATGGCTTCATCTTGCGGCCGTTCCTCAACGGTGGCGCAATGCTCGGTTTCACCGGTGCATTGTTATCACTCATCCTCTCGGAAGTGCTGGTGTTGCGGCTTGAGAGCGTGGTGACGCAGGTCGCGCAAGTCTTCGGTACCACCTTTGACCTGCACGGTCTGGGCTGGGACGAAAGCCTGTTGTTGCTGATCGTATCCGCAATGATTGGCTGGATTGCCGCCTGGCTGGCAACGGTTCAACATTTACGGCGATTTACACCACAGTAG
- the ftsE gene encoding cell division ATP-binding protein FtsE — protein sequence MIRFEQVSKAYLGGRQALQGVNFHIQQAEMAFLTGHSGAGKSTLLKLICGIERPSAGHILFGGHDISRLKSSEVPFLRRQIGMIFQDHHLLMDRTVYDNVAMPLIISGASSEDIRRRVSAALDKVGLLDKARNLPIQLSGGEQQRVGIARAVVNKPAVLLADEPTGNLDGELSEGILRLFEEFNRVGVTVLMATHDVGLIARRNYRTLTLSQGRMSGGVY from the coding sequence ATGATTCGCTTTGAACAGGTCAGTAAAGCTTATCTGGGCGGACGACAGGCGCTTCAGGGCGTCAACTTTCACATCCAGCAAGCAGAAATGGCATTTCTGACCGGACACTCTGGCGCGGGTAAAAGTACCCTGCTGAAGCTGATTTGCGGCATTGAGCGCCCGAGTGCCGGACACATTTTGTTTGGCGGTCATGATATCAGCCGCCTGAAATCCAGTGAAGTGCCGTTCCTGCGTCGACAGATCGGCATGATCTTTCAGGATCACCATCTGCTGATGGATCGTACCGTCTATGACAACGTGGCAATGCCGCTGATCATATCCGGTGCCAGCAGTGAAGATATTCGCCGCCGCGTGTCGGCTGCGCTGGATAAAGTGGGATTACTGGATAAAGCCAGGAACCTGCCGATCCAGCTTTCCGGCGGTGAACAACAGCGTGTGGGTATTGCCCGCGCAGTGGTGAACAAGCCTGCGGTGCTGCTGGCGGATGAACCGACCGGTAACCTTGACGGCGAATTGTCGGAAGGGATTTTGCGTTTATTCGAAGAATTTAACCGTGTCGGCGTCACCGTTCTGATGGCGACGCATGACGTGGGTCTGATTGCCCGTCGTAATTACCGCACGCTGACGCTGAGTCAGGGGCGTATGTCGGGAGGGGTGTACTAA
- the ftsY gene encoding signal recognition particle-docking protein FtsY, whose translation MAKDKKRGFFSWFGRGRQEEEQQKEETRDEQPVVEEQLTEAPGVPVEREPVVEPEVQSEPTPAPEVEPEPQVEPAPQIEPEPEIEPEPLTEPEPQAEPVREQAAVELAEDIVHITEQVAAQSEIVEEDIVEDEFVESAEEIAEDQRQDTIDSVDDSVAEDEPLPVALDPLVVLPAGETEQERPTKEGFFARLKRSLVKTKQNLGSGFVGLFRGKKIDDDLFEELEEQLLIADVGVETTRKIITSLTEHASRKQLKDADALYGKLKEEMSEILSKVDEPLDVSGKTPYVILMVGVNGVGKTTTIGKMARQFEAQGKSVMLAAGDTFRAAAVEQLQVWGQRNKIPVIAQHTGADSASVIFDAIQAAKARNIDVLIADTAGRLQNKAHLMEELKKIVRVMKKLDEDAPHEVMLTLDASTGQNAVSQAKLFNEAVGLTGITLTKLDGTAKGGVIFAIADQFSIPIRYIGVGEGIEDLRPFKADDFIEALFARED comes from the coding sequence ATGGCAAAAGATAAAAAACGCGGTTTCTTCTCCTGGTTCGGTCGTGGCCGTCAGGAAGAAGAGCAGCAGAAAGAAGAGACACGCGACGAGCAGCCGGTGGTCGAAGAACAACTGACGGAAGCCCCCGGTGTCCCGGTTGAACGTGAGCCTGTGGTTGAACCTGAGGTACAGTCAGAACCGACACCGGCGCCGGAAGTCGAACCTGAACCACAAGTCGAGCCCGCGCCGCAAATCGAACCAGAACCTGAAATTGAGCCGGAGCCGCTGACAGAGCCTGAGCCGCAGGCCGAACCGGTCCGCGAGCAGGCCGCCGTCGAACTGGCAGAAGACATTGTTCATATCACCGAACAGGTGGCCGCGCAGTCTGAGATTGTTGAAGAAGACATCGTTGAAGACGAGTTTGTTGAATCTGCGGAAGAAATTGCCGAAGACCAGCGTCAGGATACTATTGATTCTGTTGATGATTCCGTGGCTGAAGATGAGCCGCTGCCTGTCGCACTCGATCCTCTCGTCGTCCTGCCTGCCGGTGAAACCGAGCAGGAACGCCCGACGAAAGAAGGTTTCTTTGCCCGCCTGAAACGCAGCCTGGTCAAAACGAAGCAGAATCTGGGCTCCGGTTTTGTTGGCCTGTTCCGTGGTAAGAAAATCGACGACGATCTCTTCGAAGAGCTGGAAGAACAGTTGTTGATCGCCGACGTTGGCGTTGAAACTACCCGCAAAATTATCACTTCACTGACTGAACATGCCTCACGTAAGCAACTGAAAGACGCCGATGCGCTGTACGGCAAGCTGAAGGAAGAAATGTCCGAAATACTGTCGAAAGTTGACGAGCCACTGGATGTCAGCGGGAAAACCCCGTATGTCATTCTGATGGTGGGCGTCAATGGCGTCGGTAAAACCACCACCATCGGTAAAATGGCGCGTCAGTTTGAAGCCCAGGGTAAATCTGTGATGCTGGCGGCAGGGGATACTTTCCGCGCCGCAGCCGTTGAACAGTTGCAGGTCTGGGGGCAACGCAACAAAATCCCGGTGATCGCGCAGCATACCGGTGCCGATTCCGCGTCCGTTATCTTCGATGCCATTCAGGCGGCGAAAGCCCGTAATATCGACGTGCTGATCGCCGATACCGCAGGCCGTCTGCAAAACAAAGCGCACCTGATGGAAGAGCTGAAGAAAATCGTCCGCGTGATGAAGAAGCTCGACGAAGATGCACCGCATGAAGTTATGCTGACGCTCGACGCCAGCACCGGCCAGAATGCGGTCAGTCAGGCCAAATTATTCAACGAAGCCGTCGGGCTGACCGGGATAACGCTGACTAAACTGGATGGCACCGCGAAAGGCGGCGTGATCTTTGCCATCGCTGATCAGTTCAGCATTCCGATCCGCTACATTGGTGTCGGTGAAGGTATTGAAGATTTAAGGCCTTTTAAGGCAGACGATTTTATTGAGGCACTTTTTGCCCGAGAGGATTAA